DNA sequence from the Staphylococcus epidermidis genome:
TGGATGATGTGACAAAATATGGTCCAGTTGATGGAGATCCGATCACGTCAACGGAAGAAATTCCATTCGACAAGAAACGTGAATTCAATCCTGATTTAAAACCAGGTGAAGAGCGCGTTAAACAGAAAGGTGAACCAGGAACAAAAACAATTACAACACCAACAACTAAGAACCCATTAACAGGGGAAAAAGTTGGCGAAGGTGAACCAACAGAAAAAGTAACAAAACAACCAGTAGATGAAATCACAGAATATGGTGGCGAAGAAATCAAGCCAGGCCATAAGGATGAATTTGATCCAAATGCACCGAAAGGTAGCCAAGAGGACGTTCCAGGTAAACCAGGAGTTAAAAATCCTGATACAGGCGAAGTAGTTACTCCACCAGTGGATGATGTGACAAAATATGGTCCAGTTGATGGAGATCCGATTACGTCAACGGAAGAAATTCCGTTTGATAAAAAACGCGAATTTGATCCAAACTTAGCGCCAGGTACAGAGAAAGTCGTTCAAAAAGGTGAACCAGGAACAAAAACAATTACAACACCAACAACTAAGAACCCATTAACAGGGGAAAAAGTTGGCGAAGGTGAACCAACAGAAAAAGTAACAAAACAACCAGTGGATGAAATCGTTCATTATGGTGGCGAAGAAATCAAGCCAGGCCATAAGGATGAATTTGATCCAAATGCACCGAAAGGTAGCCAAGAGGACGTTCCAGGTAAACCAGGAGTTAAAAACCCTGATACAGGCGAAGTAGTTACTCCACCAGTGGATGATGTGACAAAATATGGTCCAGTTGATGGAGATCCGATTACGTCAACGGAAGAAATTCCGTTTGATAAAAAACGCGAATTTGATCCAAACTTAGCGCCAGGTACAGAGAAAGTCGTTCAAAAAGGTGAACCAGGAACAAAAACAATTACAACACCAACAACTAAGAACCCATTAACAGGGGAAAAAGTTGGCGAAGGTGAACCAACAGAAAAAGTAACAAAACAACCAGTGGATGAAATCGTTCATTATGGTGGCGAAGAAATCAAGCCAGGCCATAAGGATGAATTTGATCCAAATGCACCGAAAGGTAGCCAAGAGGACGTTCCAGGTAAACCAGGAGTTAAAAATCCTGATACAGGCGAAGTAGTCACACCACCAGTGGATGATGTGACAAAATATGGTCCAGTTGATGGAGATCCGATTACGTCAACGGAAGAAATTCCATTCGACAAGAAACGTGAATTCAATCCTGATTTAAAACCAGGTGAAGAGCGTGTTAAACAGAAAGGTGAACCAGGAACAAAAACAATTACAACACCAACAACTAAGAACCCATTAACAGGGGAAAAAGTTGGCGAAGGTGAACCAACAGAAAAAATAACAAAACAACCAGTAGATGAAATCACAGAATATGGTGGCGAAGAAATCAAGCCAGGCCATAAAGATGAATTTGATCCAAATGCACCGAAAGGTAGTCAAACAACGCAACCAGGTAAGCCAGGAGTTAAAAATCCTGATACAGGCGAAGTAGTCACACCACCAGTGGATGATGTGACAAAATATGGTCCAGTTGATGGAGATCCGATTACGTCAACGGAAGAAATTCCATTCGACAAGAAACGTGAATTCAATCCTGATTTAAAACCAGGTGAAGAGCGTGTTAAACAAAAAGGTGAACCAGGAACAAAAACAATTACAACACCAACAACTAAGAACCCATTAACAGGGGAAAAAGTTGGCGAAGGTGAACCAACAGAAAAAATAACAAAACAACCAGTAGATGAAATCACAGAATATGGTGGCGAAGAAATCAAGCCAGGCCATAAGGATGAATTTGATCCGAACGCACCGAAAGGTAGCCAAGAGGACGTTCCAGGTAAACCAGGAGTTAAAAATCCTGATACAGGCGAAGTAGTCACACCACCAGTGGATGATGTGACAAAATATGGTCCAGTTGATGGAGATCCGATTACGTCAACGGAAGAAATTCCATTCGACAAGAAACGTGAATTCAATCCTGATTTAAAACCAGGTGAAGAGCGTGTTAAACAGAAAGGTGAACCAGGAACAAAAACAATTACAACACCAACAACTAAGAACCCATTAACAGGGGAAAAAGTTGGCGAAGGTGAACCAACAGAAAAAATAACAAAACAACCAGTAGATGAAATCACAGAATATGGTGGCGAAGAAATCAAGCCAGGCCATAAGGATGAATTTGATCCGAACGCACCGAAAGGTAGCCAAGAGGACGTTCCAGGTAAGCCAGGAGTTAAAAATCCTGATACAGGCGAAGTAGTCACACCACCAGTGGATGATGTGACAAAATATGGTCCAGTTGATGGAGATCCGATTACGTCAACGGAAGAAATTCCGTTTGATAAAAAACGCGAATTTGATCCAAACTTAGCGCCAGGTACAGAGAAAGTCGTTCAAAAAGGTGAACCAGGAACAAAAACAATTACAACACCAACAACTAAGAACCCATTAACAGGGGAAAAAGTTGGCGAAGGTGAACCAACAGAAAAAATAACAAAACAACCAGTAGATGAAATCACAGAATATGGTGGCGAAGAAATCAAGCCAGGCCATAAGGATGAATTTGATCCGAACGCACCGAAAGGTAGCCAAGAGGACGTTCCAGGTAAACCAGGAGTTAAAAATCCTGATACAGGCGAAGTAGTCACACCACCAGTGGATGATGTGACAAAATATGGTCCAGTTGATGGAGATCCGATTACGTCAACGGAAGAAATTCCGTTTGATAAAAAACGCGAATTTGATCCAAACTTAGCGCCAGGTACAGAGAAAGTCGTTCAAAAAGGTGAACCAGGAACAAAAACAATTACAACACCAACAACTAAGAACCCATTAACAGGAGAAAAAGTTGGCGAAGGTGAACCAACAGAAAAAATAACAAAACAACCAGTGGATGAGATCGTTCATTATGGTGGCGAAGAAATCAAGCCAGGCCATAAGGATGAATTTGATCCGAACGCACCGAAAGGTAGTCAAACAACGCAACCAGGTAAGCCAGGAGTTAAAAATCCTGATACAGGCGAAGTAGTCACACCACCAGTGGATGATGTGACAAAATATGGTCCAGTTGATGGAGATCCGATTACGTCAACGGAAGAAATTCCGTTTGATAAAAAACGCGAATTTGATCCAAACTTAGCGCCAGGTACAGAGAAAGTCGTTCAAAAAGGTGAACCAGGAACAAAAACAATTACAACGCCAACAACTAAGAACCCATTAACAGGGGAAAAAGTTGGTGAAGGTGAACCAACAGAAAAAATAACAAAACAACCAGTGGATGAGATCGTTCATTATGGTGGCGAAGAAATCAAGCCAGGCCATAAGGATGAATTTGATCCAAACGCACCGAAAGGTAGCCAAGAGGACGTTCCAGGTAAACCAGGAGTTAAAAATCCTGATACAGGCGAAGTAGTCACACCACCAGTGGATGATGTGACAAAATATGGTCCAGTTGATGGAGATCCGATTACGTCAACGGAAGAAATTCCGTTTGATAAAAAACGCGAATTTGATCCAAACTTAGCGCCAGGTACAGAGAAAGTCGTTCAAAAAGGTGAACCAGGAACAAAAACAATTACAACGCCAACAACTAAGAACCCATTAACAGGAGAAAAAGTTGGCGAAGGTGAACCAACAGAAAAAATAACAAAACAACCAGTGGATGAGATTGTTCATTATGGTGGTGAACAAATACCACAAGGTCATAAAGATGAATTTGATCCAAATGCACCTGTAGATAGTAAAACTGAAGTTCCAGGTAAACCAGGAGTTAAAAATCCTGATACAGGTGAAGTTGTTACCCCACCAGTGGATGATGTGACAAAATATGGTCCGAAAGTTGGTAATCCAATCACATCAACGGAAGAGATTCCATTTGATAAGAAACGTGTATTTAATCCTGATTTAAAACCAGGTGAAGAGCGCGTTAAACAAAAAGGTGAACCAGGAACAAAAACAATTACAACACCAATATTAGTTAATCCTATTACAGGAGAAAAAGTTGGCGAAGGTAAATCAACAGAAAAAGTCACTAAACAACCTGTTGACGAAATTGTTGAGTATGGTCCAACAAAAGCAGAACCAGGTAAACCAGCGGAACCAGGTAAACCAGCGGAACCAGGTACGCCAGCAGAACCAGGTAAACCAGCGGAACCAGGTACGCCAGCAGAACCAGGTAAACCAGCGGAACCAGGTAAACCAGCGGAACCAGGTAAACCAGCGGAACCAGGTACGCCAGCAGAACCAGGTAAACCAGCGGAACCAGGTACGCCAGCAGAACCAGGTAAACCAGCGGAACCAGGTAAACCAGCGGAACCAGGTAAACCAGCGGAACCAGGTACGCCAGCAGAACCAGGTACGCCAGCAGAACCAGGTAAACCAGCGGAACCAGGTACGCCAGCAGAACCAGGTAAACCAGCGGAACCAGGTACGCCAGCAGAACCAGGTAAACCAGCGGAACCAGGTACGCCAGCAGAACCAGGTAAACCAGCGGAATCAGGTAAACCAGTGGAACCAGGTAAACCAGTGGAACCAGGTACGCCAGCACAATCAGGTGCACCAGAACAACCAAATAGATCAATGCATTCAACAGATAATAAAAATCAATTACCTGATACAGGTGAAAATCGTCAAGCTAATGAGGGAACTTTAGTCGGATCTCTATTAGCAATTGTCGGATCATTGTTCATATTTGGTCGTCGTAAAAAAGGTAATGAAAAATAATTTCATATAAAAACTTTCTGCCATTAACTTATTAGTTAATGGCAGTTTTGGTATATGATTATTAAGTATTGAAGTTATTGTGTTAAAACATTTTGAGGGTTAATTGTAAAACTCATATTATTAATTGCCGCTCAATTCAAGGCAATTAAAACATATTGTTTGAAATTAATTTGTGAATTTAGTCGATAGAGTGTTAGATTATTCTCAAATGAGTGTTATTCTACCATTGAATACGAAATGAGGGAGGGATAACTTAATGGAACACGTTTCTAAATTAGGCGAAGCGATTGTGGATACAGTAACAGCAGCACAAGCAGAAGATGGTGCTGAATTAGCAAAAAGTATCGTTAACATCGTAGCTAATGCAGGTGGCATCATTCAAGATATTGCTCACGCATTTGGTTATTAATATTGATACGCATATGAATGATTTTATTTATAATCATCTGGGACATCAATGATAGTCTCAGGTGTATTTTTTTGCAATAATCGCCATTGCTAGAATGAATCTTCTAATTGTCCTCTTATACAAATTATTTCTATCCTTATTTTGTAACAATGAATTCAAAAATTATGTTTATCTTCACATCTAAAATATGTAGCACGTACCATTTCTCGAAATTCTTTTACTTTCCTCATTTAATCACACACTTTACCTACTTATTGTTATCACTTGCAACCTTCATATTCTAAATGTAAACTTTAAAATGTAATAAGTTTACATTAAAGATAGGTGACATGATAAACATGAATATATTTGTAACTGGAACGAATACTGACATCGGTAAAACGTATGTCACTAAATATCTCTATAAAGCATTAAGAACGAGGGGATATCGGGTATGTATTTTCAAACCTTTTCAAACTGAAGAAATTGGTGGAGGTAGATACCCAGATTTAGAAATTTATAAAAACGAATGCGATTTAGACTATGACGTTACGTCTCTTTACACATTCAAAGATCCAGTTTCACCACATTTAGCATTCAAAATTGAAAGGCATCAGCAATTGAACCATCAAACAATGATAGACAAACTCGAATCACTAAAAGCACAATTCGATATGATTCTCATTGAAGGTGCGGGCGGTATTGCAGTGCCTATCTATGAATACAGTGACCATTTTTATATGACAACAGATTTAATTAAAGACACATCGGATTTCATTGTGAGTGTCTTACCTTCAAAGTTAGGTGCGATTAATGATGCCATCGTTCACCAGAAATATATTGATCATCAAGAACTTCCCCCGAACGTGGTAATCATGAATAACTATACTGATAGTGCTATTGAACAGGATAATTTACATACCATTGAAAAATTAATACACAAGTCTGTTTATACGTTAGGTCATCAAGCGACTCAAGAAAGCTTTTCCGAAGCATTTATACAACGAATTATAGGAGGATCCAATGGCTAATACACGAGAGTTAAATCATAAAGATGCACAGTATGTATGGCACCCATTCACACAGATGGGAGTCTATGCTAAAAATGACAATATTATTATTGAAAAAGGTCGCGGAAGTTATTTATACGATACTGAAGGTAATAAATATTTAGATGGTTATGCGTCATTATGGGTCAATGTGCATGGACATCAGCATAAAAAGTTAAATAAAGCTATTCATAAACAACTTGATAAGATTGCCCATTCTACGCTATTAGGTTCGTCTAATATTCCATCGATTGAGCTAGCCGAACAGTTAGTCAAATTAACACCAGATAGATTACAAAAAGTGTTTTACTCCGATACAGGGAGTGCGTCGGTAGAGATTGCTATTAAGATGGCTTATCAATATTGGAAGAATATCGATGCTGAACGATATGCGAAGAAGAATAAATTTCTTACATTACATCATGGATATCATGGAGATACAATAGGTTCTGTTAGCGTTGGTGGTATCGATAGTTTCCACAAAATTTTTAAAGACCTTATTTTTGAAAATATACAAATAGAAACACCGTGTTTATATAAAAGTAAGTACCGCAATGAAGCGGAAATGCTTAATTCAATACTGAATCAAATTGAAAATATATTATCTGAGAGAAATGATGAAATAGTAGGATTTATTCTAGAGCCACTTATACAAGGTGCAACAGGTTTATTCGTTCATCCGCATGGTTTTTTGAAAGCTGTAGAACAGTTATGTAGAAAATATGATGTATTACTAATTTGTGATGAAGTAGCTGTTGGTTTCGGACGTACGGGAGAAATGTTTGCTTGTAACCATGAAGATGTACAACCAGATATTATGTGTCTGGGTAAGGCGATTACAGGTGGTTATTTACCGTTAGCGGCAACTTTAACATCTCAAAAGATATATGATGCTTTTTTAAGTCAGAGTCACGGTAAGAATACGTTTTTCCACGGTCATACATATACAGGTAATCAGTTAGTTTGTTCCGTAGCACTTGAGAATATTAATCTTTTTAAAAAGAAGCATCTGATTGGGCACATTCAAAAGACATCTCAAACATTAAAGCAACGCTTAGAGGCACTTCAACCTCATAAAAATATTGGAGATATTAGAGGGCGGGGATTAATGTATGGTGTGGAATTAGTTGAAAACAAATCAACGCAGACACCACTCGATATTCCAACTGTAGAACTGATTATACGTCGATGTAAAGAGAATGGATTGATGATTCGTAATTTGGAAAATGTCATCACTTTCGTACCTATTTTAAGTATGTCTAATAAAGAAATTAAAAAAATGGTTAAAATTTTCAACAAAGCCTTACATCAAACATTGGGTAAGAAGTAAGAGGGGATTTATGGACATTAAAGCACAGTTAAAACAGATTCAAGATAAAGTTTTATATAGAGAGCTTCAGCCGATTCAGTCCGTAGAAAAACAATATATTTATATCAATGACCAATCTTATATTAATTTTACTTCGAACGATTATCTCGGTATAGGACAACTTGAATATCAACCTCAAAATTTCTTAGATTTTATAAAGACATATAGTATCCATCTATCAAGTTCTAGATTAGTGAGTGGCAACTCAGTCGTTTATCAGCAATTAGAACAGGCAATTAGCGAGCATTTTAATTTTGAAGACGCCTTAATTTTTAATAGTGGTTACGATGCGAATTTGGCGGTATTTAATATTTTTAAAAATAATAATGTTGTTATTTTTTCGGATCAACAGAATCATGCCAGTATAATAGACGGTATTAAATTAAGTGGTTTATCAAAAGTGATTTATCAACATTTAAACTATGATGACCTGGAAAGTCATTTAGCACGGCACACCAATCCAGATGTTCAAAAAGTAATTGTCTCTGATAGTGTGTTTTCTACTAATGGCACTAAAGCAGATATTAATAGGCTAGTACATCTCAAGCAACGTTACAATGCGATTTTAATTATTGACGCATCTCATAGTTTAGGATTAAATCTCTTTGAGTATCATGCAGACATTGACATAGTTACTTCAAGTTTATCTAAAGCGTGGGGAGCCCATGGTGGCGTCATATTCAGTTCAAAAGATATAAAAGATTTAATCATTAATAAAGGTCGTTCGCTTATCTACTCGAGTAGTTTACCTAGCTATCATTTGTATTTTATTCAAGTGAGCTTACAACATGTGATTGAAGATACATACAGACGAGAGAAGTTGAATGTACTTAGTGAATATTTTAATCACCAATTCATGGAATTATTTCCCGATCAACCATTATCTAATACACCTATCAAAAATATCGTTTGTGATAGTTTGGCTTCAGCACAAGCACAATACGACATGTTATTTGAACATGGTATATTTGTCAGTTATTTAAGGTATCCAACAGTGTCACAGCCAACATTAAGAATTTCATTATCCTATTTTCATGACACAGATGATATTGATCGACTTTTCAATGTAATGAAACAATACGATGAAGGTGATAGCTATGTATAGTATAAAAATGCGTGCAAGCCACGAAGATATTCATATTAGCGGTGCTGAAACAATGTGTGAATTTGAGGATTTAGAAAATTATTTAAAAAAATATTTTAATAAAGCCTTTAATCATGAAAATGGAAATATAGATTTCTTAAATTTGAAAATTGAAAAGGTTAAGGCACCGATTCAAACGTTAGTAGCATTACCAGTGGTTGAAAATCTAAACGATACTTTAACACAATTAGCAAAACAAACAGGTGTTTCTGAATATGCGCTAAACAAAGGGTTAGAATTTATAAAAAATGATATTACTTATACTGGAGCCATTATTCTATCTGCACAAACCGGACAACGACTTGATAGCACTGAACAACGAGGTATCAGGGTAACACAATTAGCATTTAAAACATGCAAATGTAATGGAGAAATATCAGAAAGAGTAAAAGATGCACGTGCACTTGCAACTTGTATCAATGCATTTGAAGGTGTAAAAGCAGAACTATGTGTATCAGACGATTTGCATTACACGACTGGATATTTTGCGTCGCCTAAGTTAGGATATCGTAGAATCTTTAATATTAAAGAAAAAGGTACGCGTCACGGAGGAAGAATTATCTTCGTAGACGAAGGAATAAATTTAAATGAATATGTTTCCTTTTTAGAAACAGTACCTAAAGAAATCATAGAAAAATAAGTAATAATAAACACTCCCAGTAAAGAAAGCATTTAAAATGTGACCTTTACTGGGAGCTTTTTAGTTATATCATATTATTTTTTAATGAAAGAGTTACAGGGTATAAATTATTTTGTAAACGTGATTTTAGGCGAAGTACCTAAGCCTTCTTTACTTATAGCATTAAAAACCAATTTTTTTGAATTAATAAGAATCATTTCAATAATGATATTCGGATTGTCTACATTACTTAAAATTATTTTTCTGGAATCTTCATTTATTAACGTACAAACGTAATTAGGTGTTATCTCTTTATTAAATGTAATATTTAATGGTGAAGTTTCTACTTCTACAGGGTGCCAAATACCTTCTA
Encoded proteins:
- a CDS encoding 6-carboxyhexanoate--CoA ligase, whose amino-acid sequence is MYSIKMRASHEDIHISGAETMCEFEDLENYLKKYFNKAFNHENGNIDFLNLKIEKVKAPIQTLVALPVVENLNDTLTQLAKQTGVSEYALNKGLEFIKNDITYTGAIILSAQTGQRLDSTEQRGIRVTQLAFKTCKCNGEISERVKDARALATCINAFEGVKAELCVSDDLHYTTGYFASPKLGYRRIFNIKEKGTRHGGRIIFVDEGINLNEYVSFLETVPKEIIEK
- the bioA gene encoding adenosylmethionine--8-amino-7-oxononanoate transaminase, with translation MANTRELNHKDAQYVWHPFTQMGVYAKNDNIIIEKGRGSYLYDTEGNKYLDGYASLWVNVHGHQHKKLNKAIHKQLDKIAHSTLLGSSNIPSIELAEQLVKLTPDRLQKVFYSDTGSASVEIAIKMAYQYWKNIDAERYAKKNKFLTLHHGYHGDTIGSVSVGGIDSFHKIFKDLIFENIQIETPCLYKSKYRNEAEMLNSILNQIENILSERNDEIVGFILEPLIQGATGLFVHPHGFLKAVEQLCRKYDVLLICDEVAVGFGRTGEMFACNHEDVQPDIMCLGKAITGGYLPLAATLTSQKIYDAFLSQSHGKNTFFHGHTYTGNQLVCSVALENINLFKKKHLIGHIQKTSQTLKQRLEALQPHKNIGDIRGRGLMYGVELVENKSTQTPLDIPTVELIIRRCKENGLMIRNLENVITFVPILSMSNKEIKKMVKIFNKALHQTLGKK
- a CDS encoding staphostatin A, with amino-acid sequence MHNYNNINIVSDDSKYQEICWFHTLEGIWHPVEVETSPLNITFNKEITPNYVCTLINEDSRKIILSNVDNPNIIIEMILINSKKLVFNAISKEGLGTSPKITFTK
- the aap gene encoding accumulation-associated protein Aap yields the protein MGKRRQGPINKKVDFLPNKLNKYSIRKFTVGTASILLGSTLIFGSSSHEAKAAEEKQVDPITQANQNDSSERSLENTNQPTVNNEAPQMSSTLQAEEGSNAEAPQSEPTKAEEGGNAEAAQSEPTKAEEGGNAEAPQSEPTKAEEGGNAEAPQSEPTKAEEGGNAEAPQSEPTKAEEGGNAEAAQSEPTKTEEGSNVKAAQSEPTKAEEGSNAEAPQSEPTKTEEGSNAKAAQSEPTKAEEGGNAEAAQSEPTKTEEGSNAEAPQSEPTKTEEGGNAEAPNVPTIKANSDNDTQTQFSEAPTRNDLARKEDIPAVSKNEELQSSQPNTDSKIEPTTSEPVNLNYSSPFMSLLSMPADSSSNNTKNTIDIPPTTVKGRDNYDFYGRVDIESNPTDLNATNLTRYNYGQPPGTTTAGAVQFKNQVSFDKDFDFNIRVANNRQSNTTGADGWGFMFSKKDGDDFLKNGGILREKGTPSAAGFRIDTGYYNNDPLDKIQKQAGQGYRGYGTFVKNDSQGNTSKVGSGTPSTDFLNYADNTTNDLDGKFHGQKLNNVNLKYNASNQTFTATYAGKTWTATLSELGLSPTDSYNFLVTSSQYGNGNSGTYASGVMRADLDGATLTYTPKAVDGDPIISTKEIPFNKKREFDPNLAPGTEKVVQKGEPGIETTTTPTYVNPNTGEKVGEGEPTEKITKQPVDEIVHYGGEEIKPGHKDEFDPNAPKGSQTTQPGKPGVKNPDTGEVVTPPVDDVTKYGPVDGDPITSTEEIPFDKKREFNPDLKPGEERVKQKGEPGTKTITTPTTKNPLTGEKVGEGEPTEKITKQPVDEITEYGGEEIKPGHKDEFDPNAPKGSQEDVPGKPGVKNPDTGEVVTPPVDDVTKYGPVDGDPITSTEEIPFDKKREFNPDLKPGEERVKQKGEPGTKTITTPTTKNPLTGEKVGEGEPTEKVTKQPVDEITEYGGEEIKPGHKDEFDPNAPKGSQEDVPGKPGVKNPDTGEVVTPPVDDVTKYGPVDGDPITSTEEIPFDKKREFDPNLAPGTEKVVQKGEPGTKTITTPTTKNPLTGEKVGEGEPTEKVTKQPVDEIVHYGGEEIKPGHKDEFDPNAPKGSQEDVPGKPGVKNPDTGEVVTPPVDDVTKYGPVDGDPITSTEEIPFDKKREFDPNLAPGTEKVVQKGEPGTKTITTPTTKNPLTGEKVGEGEPTEKVTKQPVDEIVHYGGEEIKPGHKDEFDPNAPKGSQEDVPGKPGVKNPDTGEVVTPPVDDVTKYGPVDGDPITSTEEIPFDKKREFNPDLKPGEERVKQKGEPGTKTITTPTTKNPLTGEKVGEGEPTEKITKQPVDEITEYGGEEIKPGHKDEFDPNAPKGSQTTQPGKPGVKNPDTGEVVTPPVDDVTKYGPVDGDPITSTEEIPFDKKREFNPDLKPGEERVKQKGEPGTKTITTPTTKNPLTGEKVGEGEPTEKITKQPVDEITEYGGEEIKPGHKDEFDPNAPKGSQEDVPGKPGVKNPDTGEVVTPPVDDVTKYGPVDGDPITSTEEIPFDKKREFNPDLKPGEERVKQKGEPGTKTITTPTTKNPLTGEKVGEGEPTEKITKQPVDEITEYGGEEIKPGHKDEFDPNAPKGSQEDVPGKPGVKNPDTGEVVTPPVDDVTKYGPVDGDPITSTEEIPFDKKREFDPNLAPGTEKVVQKGEPGTKTITTPTTKNPLTGEKVGEGEPTEKITKQPVDEITEYGGEEIKPGHKDEFDPNAPKGSQEDVPGKPGVKNPDTGEVVTPPVDDVTKYGPVDGDPITSTEEIPFDKKREFDPNLAPGTEKVVQKGEPGTKTITTPTTKNPLTGEKVGEGEPTEKITKQPVDEIVHYGGEEIKPGHKDEFDPNAPKGSQTTQPGKPGVKNPDTGEVVTPPVDDVTKYGPVDGDPITSTEEIPFDKKREFDPNLAPGTEKVVQKGEPGTKTITTPTTKNPLTGEKVGEGEPTEKITKQPVDEIVHYGGEEIKPGHKDEFDPNAPKGSQEDVPGKPGVKNPDTGEVVTPPVDDVTKYGPVDGDPITSTEEIPFDKKREFDPNLAPGTEKVVQKGEPGTKTITTPTTKNPLTGEKVGEGEPTEKITKQPVDEIVHYGGEQIPQGHKDEFDPNAPVDSKTEVPGKPGVKNPDTGEVVTPPVDDVTKYGPKVGNPITSTEEIPFDKKRVFNPDLKPGEERVKQKGEPGTKTITTPILVNPITGEKVGEGKSTEKVTKQPVDEIVEYGPTKAEPGKPAEPGKPAEPGTPAEPGKPAEPGTPAEPGKPAEPGKPAEPGKPAEPGTPAEPGKPAEPGTPAEPGKPAEPGKPAEPGKPAEPGTPAEPGTPAEPGKPAEPGTPAEPGKPAEPGTPAEPGKPAEPGTPAEPGKPAESGKPVEPGKPVEPGTPAQSGAPEQPNRSMHSTDNKNQLPDTGENRQANEGTLVGSLLAIVGSLFIFGRRKKGNEK
- a CDS encoding beta-class phenol-soluble modulin: MEHVSKLGEAIVDTVTAAQAEDGAELAKSIVNIVANAGGIIQDIAHAFGY
- the bioD gene encoding dethiobiotin synthase, which gives rise to MNIFVTGTNTDIGKTYVTKYLYKALRTRGYRVCIFKPFQTEEIGGGRYPDLEIYKNECDLDYDVTSLYTFKDPVSPHLAFKIERHQQLNHQTMIDKLESLKAQFDMILIEGAGGIAVPIYEYSDHFYMTTDLIKDTSDFIVSVLPSKLGAINDAIVHQKYIDHQELPPNVVIMNNYTDSAIEQDNLHTIEKLIHKSVYTLGHQATQESFSEAFIQRIIGGSNG
- a CDS encoding aminotransferase class I/II-fold pyridoxal phosphate-dependent enzyme, producing the protein MDIKAQLKQIQDKVLYRELQPIQSVEKQYIYINDQSYINFTSNDYLGIGQLEYQPQNFLDFIKTYSIHLSSSRLVSGNSVVYQQLEQAISEHFNFEDALIFNSGYDANLAVFNIFKNNNVVIFSDQQNHASIIDGIKLSGLSKVIYQHLNYDDLESHLARHTNPDVQKVIVSDSVFSTNGTKADINRLVHLKQRYNAILIIDASHSLGLNLFEYHADIDIVTSSLSKAWGAHGGVIFSSKDIKDLIINKGRSLIYSSSLPSYHLYFIQVSLQHVIEDTYRREKLNVLSEYFNHQFMELFPDQPLSNTPIKNIVCDSLASAQAQYDMLFEHGIFVSYLRYPTVSQPTLRISLSYFHDTDDIDRLFNVMKQYDEGDSYV